CTGCCGCATGATTCATTCAGTCTTCAATCTAATCTTTAATTTTTAGATATCCATACAACTCCTTTCACCAACAGAGAACGAAAGGAACTATAACGCATCGGCCATCTTAAATATCCTTTTATCCTGCTTTATGTCTATTTGATAATGGGATTTTATATCATGTTCTTTGCACCCGTGATGCATCTCAAGAGTTGGCCATAATGGTTTAACATAATTTGTATTGTTTATTAATGCTAACATGTTTGTATGTTTTCTGCAGGTAAACTATTGATTTATTTTAATTGAGGTAAGAAAGGGAATCTAAAAGACAATTATCACAGTTCTTGATTGTGCTCATGGCCTCCGTAAGTGTGGCTCCTTTATCTGGATTAAGATACCACAGTGGAATTACAGTTGCTATCAATAGTTTGCCCAGTGAGATGAATGACATGAAAATTAAGGATGACAAGGTAAACAATACCCACTTATTATTCTGGCTCAATCTTTGTCATTTCAATGTTTCATTTGAATATAGGCTCCTACATGATTGTGGAATATGTTATTTATGTATacttctttgttctgtttttcttttgacaGGAAATGGAAGCAACTGTTGTAGATGGTAAAGGAACAGAAATGGGTCATATAATTGTCACGACTATTGGTGGAAGAAATGGCCGGCCAAAGCAGTTTACATTGTAAGATGATTTCTGTCCTTGCTTTTGTATAGATGCACTTTGTTTCTGTTTCATTAAATTGATTAATGCATTAATTAGTAGCTGTTTCAGTGATTAGGTTTCCTTGAGTTATGAGTTCAAAAGATACAGAAATCAATTGCAAAGGGAATCTATATTGTTCTACTGTGTTCAAGTTACTTTTGCTCATGGAAATCGTATTGGTTGACTGCAAGCATTAGCTTTGAATCATAAATTTTATTTCCAATTCATAAATAAAGTTAGACTGCTCTTTCTGTGTTTGATTACTTTTGTTTATGGTCTAGCTCCTTTGTGTTTTGAATTGGGGGAAACTTGAGCTGTAGTTGCATGAGCTTTGATTCATTGCAGTGGGGAGAACCCTTACTTTGATTCATAACTTGTTTATGAAAATGTGAAAGTGAGATATGTGATGATACTACCAGTAAATATATTCTTGGAGCATACCTCTTCTAATAAAATGTTGATTGGGAAAGCCATTAGTTTAATTGAGCACATTTAGGCTTTACAAATAAGCAATGCATATGATCTGTTTGTGAAAATCTTTTTGTAACTTAGTTTTTGAAACGTTGGAGGGTCCAGCTTCATTTTCTTCCACTTTAATTGCATggatacacaaaaaaaaaagggtgcaGAACTAAAGGCAGATTAAGTATGCAGAGCTAAGAAACAACGATTACTCTTATTTTTCATAGGCTGCTgctgtttatattttgttgtttgataAGATTCTACTTCAGAAACAACCATCACCTACATTTCACACATTTCAGTGACAGCCCATCGCATCCAAGAATAAATGAACTGCTCACTAACGCAGGAGAGGCCTCGACATGAGACGAACCGACGGAAGACACGTGAAGTACTCATGTAGAAAAATTGGTTCGAACTAAAAGTGTTGGATATTTTTGTGAAAACCAACCACTATTTAATCAGTATATAAAGATCAGTTTTGGTTAgaatattcattttttttaaaattgtaAATACACAAGCTTGATTTACATAACAGCTTCTGCTTACTCCACTTTGGAAATATGTAAATCTACAATTTCGGTTAAAACACCAGCTTTACGTATTTCGGTTAAATCTACAATTTCAGTTAAAACACCAGCCGGAAATATGTAAATCTACAATTTCGGGTAAAATAATAGTAGTTTCAGTTAGTATCTTAGATTATGATTAATATCACTCTATTACGTATAAaattcagcaaaaaaaaaaaaaaaaaaaaccaaacctgcagcatcgcgcgggcagACTTGCTAATATGCACTCAGCTAGAAAAACAGCAGATGATCCAAACGAATTTGCATTAACCCTACTCCAGTTAAGTCGAATCTCTACATCAGTTTCAGTCAAGAGGCTTAATTTTCCATTTCAACATCGAGAATTCTAGGAAGCTCTCACATAATGCAGTTTGTTTAAGACTGAAGTTGTTAACATGCAATGTCAATGGCATCAACCCCAAAAACAGTTCTTGAGCTTGCTTAAAAGTTGGCACTTCTGAACTAAACAATAGTTGTTGTCGATAACATCAGGTGGAATAGGTGATAAGGGATACTCATACTCCCATTTTGTGGACATATCTCACTCAAGGTTTTAATATAGGTTCTAGTCAGGACTCCTGTGCTGTTGAAGTGATGTAATTGATCAGTATGAAAGTGACATTGGTTCGGTTTGTTGCACTTCCTAATCCCTGAGAGGCCTCCAGCCTGCAATCATAGATTTTTATATAGGTTCTAGTCAGGACTCCTGTGCTGTTGAAGTGATGTAATTGATCAGTATGAAAGTGACATTGGTTCGGTTTGTTGCACTTCCTAATCCCTGAGAGGCCTCCAGCCTGCAATCATAGATTAGTTACACACTTACAATGCCTATTGATGAATATGTTTTCAAGTCTTAATTTTGATCCATTACTTTGCCTGAAAGGCCATTAACTATTTCACCAAGTCATACGAGAACAAAATGGCGCTTAGTTGAACAGACTGCAGTAAACAGATTCTTCAGCTGTAATAGCAAGAATTTGAGGACAAAAAACAATGCAGAGACTGAATAGTGAGCCAACGTTCTTAGCTCATTCTATATTAAGGACCAGAGTAGCTAGTGAGCCGCTAATTTTAGCCTAATTAAGAGTCCTTAATTAATATAGATAGCGATTAATGGACGTACTATTCAAGCTTACAAGACAGCTGTTCTCTCAGTCATCACTATGGCTGCTGTTATAGAAGTTGCAATATAGTTGTATAAACAGATAACAGACTAAAAAGGACAGTCAATCTTATAGCAAACTCAACTGGAGGGGGTTGCGGTATGCAATTGACTCCAACAATTCAGTGCCAAAGCTGCGTTTGGTGAGAATGTCAGCAACCATGTTAAATTCCCTGTAGATCTTGCACAATCTCGAAACCATAAAAAATAGCTTGGCAATTAATGAGTGTAGGCAAATGTTGAGCTAGTAATAATTTTGAGAAGGTGAAGCTCATGAAGGCCTTCACCGGGTTAACCAGGTTCTCGGAATCACTTGTCAATATTGATCAGATTAGCAGTCATTGTCAGTTAAGAGAGTTACCCCCCATGTCTCAGCCTCAATAAGTGCCAGTATTAACAGTGAACCCTTCAATCGTAGCACCACTGTGATCTAAACATTTATGGCATAAATCTCTTGCCAAATGCTTGGAACTAGAGAGGGTAGTAGGGTAGTAACTAGTAATATAGTCAAAACTCCATGACTTGGGCTGGAAGTCACTGGCAACAAAACCTTCAATTCACGCGCCCAACTCACAATAAGTTGTTCAACTATCAAGTAAGCTGAAAAGAGGAATTGGCCGGGTTTCTAACTAAACATCTTGCAGTGGTGACTGGTGGCACAGTCGCTTTTACCACAATTTAGCTAGAACCAGTCTCCAACACAGTCAACAGACGATATATAATCCCCAAAAGAGCTGCCTCAATAGCATTACCAGCTACAATATTCATACCAAAGCCCTTCAGCCTAAGTTCCATTTGCATCAGTTAATAGTCCTCCTGCACCAATTTTCCCAATGAAGGTCATTAATATTGAGCTAGCATTAGTTTTCAACTGATAATAATGTGTTAAGCTAATTGGGAAACATGCAAAGATTGCAGATGACATCCCAATGCTTAAGTGTGAGGTCTCGGCATCAATTGAAGAATGATAGCTGACATGACAAAATATGCGGCAAAAAATTAACCTTATGACTGGAGTCTCTTATTAAGCATATTATTAGATGAACTGCTTTGAGTATATTACACTATCAAGAATAGGATCCATGAGATTCATTTAAGCCCATGGAGCACAAGTGATGAAGGAGGTTGGAAACTGAGTCAGGGTTAAGCTAGGTTTGGGGAGGCTACAGAAAACCATTAACAATGCCTCCTTGAAACTTCTTTGTCGATCTTTGAAATCTTTACTGCCTGAAAGATGAATATGGAGCCCGACCATCTGGCCAAGTTCACGACACAAGCGGATCATACAGGCACAGTGCTCAAGAAGTTAAAAATTCCTTTTAAAATACCTATTCTCCCTTGTTTGCCAAGGACTACAAAAGTTACACTGATGGAAACTTATGCATCTCATGATCATCATTATAAGAAAAAGATTGTCATACATATGGCGCAAGCAGAAGGTCCGTGCTCTGCGTGCAACCTCCATTTGGTATGCAACTCTAGTTGATATCTTCTACACTTCAGTTGTGTGGGCATCTTGGATTTTGTGGTGGCACTTTACATATTCTACCAGCTACTTAATTGTCTCTGGATTTTGGAACTGTTAGAGGATTTACCACCCTTGTCTTTATAGGTATTTCTGGATGCAAAAGTTTTTCGTCCTCCACGGGCTGCTGTTACAGCACGTCGCCTCACCTTGTTCAAGCGTTTTTCCAGCTCAGCATCATTGTCATTATTAACTGTCTCATTATCTCCCTCCtgtgaaaattaaaaaagacaGTAAGGCAAGGAAGTTGAATAAAGgataaaatcacaattattacACACCATTCCACATTTGGGATCTACTCAAACTTGTTTGCTCATCTTGGTATTACAATTACTACGACAAAAGCCCTGAATGTAACATGCCACAATTGACAGCACACTCCAAGTCCTACATAAATGCTAAGTTCCAAGTCTTTgtaggaagaaaaataaattcaagatcTACCTCATTACTCCCATCTTCATTTTCAGGTTCACTGCTGGGacctgcttcacatgttcttaCATTGCCCTCTGGTTCAACTTGCTCATCATGCTGTAACGTCTGATCCAATTACAAAAGAAGAATAAGTGCAAACATATATTGGATGATGCAACTAGCACCCAAATAAGTGCAAACATGTATTGGATGATCCAATTACATTGCCCTCTGCTTCACATGTATTTCCTGAATTAGTTACCTGACAGTTTAATTATACATTTTGTTAAAATATTATATAAGCAATAAGTACAAGAAATTTCTAGTTCACTCTGCAAATACAAACAGTTATGATTTCGCTAATCTTCATTCTATACATAAGGTAGTTACTTGAGACCACAACTTGGGACTCGGATTTAATTTTCTTCTGGACATCAACAGAATGTAAAAgagtttattaaaaaataaaaataaaaagagaaagatgtaCCTGATCTGCCACATGCAGTGAATCAACACCCATtgtgtttgcttcatttaacACAGAGATGTGCTCATCGTCTTCtgtatcttcatcatcagaattaGCATCCTTCTTGATCCCTCCTTCAATAAACTGCATGTAATGATGTGATATTGAACATCATTAGTCACAGATGTCTATAATTTGGCCAAACAAGAAAACCCACATAACAGTAAATATCCCATCAGATGATTTTCCAAAAGATTGGAATAACTTGcgaaagtaaataaatattgGTTTCCTTTTGAGCCGCATGAGAGTTTGAAAGAATATCCAACAGCCTATAGCATTCTATGTGCGATAAAGCTCAGTTCACATAAACAATCTGTACAATGCTTCATTCAACACAATACCTTAGCAATTTCTTCCTGATCCTTCCTAGTAAACCCACTAGCAGAAAGTTCCTTGTCTAAAAAACCAGTATCTTTCGCTATTGAAGTAAACGAAGGCCTGCCACTATCATCTGTGTCTACTGCTGTTCCATCAATATCAGCTGTGCATTCATGGAAAGACATGTTGAATCTGAAAAGAAGACAAATAAATTAAGAATCATAATAAACTAGGCTGATCCACTAACCCaaacattattttttcttcCCTAACCATCACAATTGAAACTCAACGTTATAGACATCTATGAATAAGTAAGCCTCAACCACCTATACCCATGATCTTGAAAGCcggtaaaagaaaaaataacaacCAGAAAGGTCAATTTAAGTCTTTAACATGAATTGTTACCCCATCATAAATTCACAACTATTACTCCCAATTCAGCCAACAATGATTTTTGGTTCTTACTATCCATCACAATGATTTAAACATTCAGAATGCTAAAGGCAACTGCATCTTGCTACAAAAAGATTACTGACCTCTTGCTGAAAAACTTAAAGACACATTCCACATCACGATCAAAGTACCTGAAATATGAAACTTCATTGAATGAGATATGATATATGATGAGCACAAATGTTCTGGCCAGGAATAAAAATCATGCTAAGAGTCAACGATCATAACTTACAATAAGAAGTGCAAGAACATGACTGGAATTTATTAAGAAACAGCTTCTTACATTTGTGCATTACGATGTGATACAGAGACCATTTGGGGAAAATCAATCATGGTAACCTTCTCGTCATCATCAATCTAACAGAAGAGAAATTCATAAATTATTACAAGTTTGCCAATGTGCTGAAAAATGGTAAGTAAAGCAGGCCTTTTGATCCATGTATATTAATTCATTATCACATGTATCGCTGCCAAGTGAGAGCCCAAAGGCAGGACCCATGTTTTAACAATCAGAGGattatgtattttttattttttaagataCAAGAATATAGAGTCAACGCAACCTAAAGGGTGCAAACATAAAATGCCACTGCCTCAAAATGCATACCATAATGTTAAATTCATTGAAGTCACAGTGAATCAAACCATGTTCTGCCAGACGAACAACGAGCCCAATGATAGTATTGAAAACTGTCTCAGGATTTTCCAATTGCTTCACCTGCACACTATATTGAACAGAAGGTAAGCTCCATAGATCCACGAAGGAGCAtgatcaatattttcttttttttctttttcttaagcAAGCTAGCTCCAAAGGAAACGTACTAGAAAAACATTAGATCTGCCAAGTACAATCAGTAATATGGCATTCCTATTTTATCAAGAAGAAGCTTACAGGGGGTAGCCTGGTACTAGTGACATAATCACACAATGCCTGTTACAATCTACTGCATTTGGAACAGGAAAACCATGCTCTTCTAAAGCCTGCTCAAGCAGAGCAACAGTGTAAAGTCAAAATCAACATAATATACACAGAATTGGACcaacaaacaaaactaaaaatgaCGTAAGATAGAGATAAAGAACCTTCATAAAAGAAAATTCTCTGAGTGCAGCAAGACGGGACAAGTATAGCCAATTGAAACTGCTACGATGTTTTAAGTAATCACGCTTAGACTTGACAGCCCTGAAAGAAGTTCTACCAAGCCTGTGCAATTTCATTGCCATCACTGTACCATCTTCGGTGGCCACCTCAAAAATATCTTGAAGAAAAGGAATGCTATGAGTACCAGAACCTCAAAACCAGCATCTGTTACATATAataagaaggaaagaaaaagtacCAGACTCTTTTCCAACACCAAGTTGGCGACCAACGGCTGAAAAGACTCCACGGTTGACCAAAGTCTTAATTGCAAGAAAATCATAACCAAGGTACGTTAGCCGAAACCCATCATCTGGAGGCACACAATGACCAAGGAAAATGAGAAAATATCAAAAcaataatactttatacttagAATGAGAATATTAAATTTACATTTAGAGGCGTCGTGGTGCAAGAGCTTATGCTTGAGCAGATTTTTCATAACTTTGTAAGTGCCACCATGCCTACATATAAAACGATTTGCTAAGAGTTAGAGAAAGGGTGGACGCTTTGAaattcaagaagtgaaaagAAGAAATCTGAAATCAAGAAACATACTTGAGCGCAGCTATACGCTCCACCAGTTCAGCGGGTACGATTTCATGCTGAAAGAAAAGGAAGGGTTTAAAGATTCAACACAGGGCTAAGAACACTTCAAAAAAAGTAAGAAAAGAGGGACATTTACATTTCGCATTCCCATTTCGACAGCGGTTAAAACCCTGAAATCCTCTTTAGTGAGGTATCTCAACACATCCACATCCAGCTTCATGTCTCCTGCTTTATCTACTTACTTCAGACTTTGGAATGCGGATTTCTGGAATCAGTGGTTCAGGCTACACACAACAAAGCAAAATATCTCAGAAACATAAGAGCAGCAAGTGAATATAGTAGCATAATGTTGGCGTTTACAACTCAAGATAAAAGCAAATGCGAAAAGCGGCATTCTGATCATCAACAAATAGCCTGGACTGTACTTATATTCCAAACGAATGCCCAAAAAGatgtaaaaaaaatcaaagggtTGTCCCACAATTGCCAACTGAATTTTGTTTTATGTGTTGGGCCTAATTCAATTGTTCATCTATGTTTTGAATAAAAGCCTAAAAGGttaattagaaaaagaaaaaagtagaaGGAATCAGTAATCAGTGCTGGGTGTTTGGGATAGAAGTTAACTTGTTAATCAGTAGAAAGAAACCTAGAGTGAAGCTTCAGCCTAAGCAAACCGTAAACAAAGGAACAGAAAACACAAAAGAATGGAGGGATCAtactaaagaaaatgtaaaaaggAAGAAGGAGGCTTCCGTCGAACCCAGTTCACTAGAACCATGATACAAGATAAATTGAGTTTGCTACTTACAGAAGCAGCATGCGGCGGCGAAACAGAAACAGAGACAGAGCAGACAGAAACCAACCAGGTTGttcttctaataatttttcatttttggttttCACTTTTAAATGGGGTTTTCCCCAAAACGACTTCGTTTCCCCCACAACACTACGACTCACAAGCCCGAAGCCCCTTTATCCACGTTCCTAAAACCCTTCTCCAGTTTCTCAGTGTCTCACAAGACTCTCAACTCGctcaaaatttaaaattagaCCATGTCCTATCGTATTAAATTCTTTTCAGGTTTTTTTATCAGGTAAACAACTCAAATACTATAATTAGTGTTTCGCGCGACGAACTCACAACCTCTAATTTATAAAGGAAAGACTATACCACTAGACTAAATGATATTTGTATATTTATCGTAAAACACAATAATAATTCGTTAAGTTAATGCGAAAGAATGCTAAAATAAAAATCTTATCAAACATTTAGACGCTTAGTTGCTTAACCTTGAACCACGGTGCTCAATTTCTATCGTTCGAATGAAGAGAGAAGTGTAGAGAAGGTACCCGAAGCAAAAGGAGAGGAAAAGCCAAGCTTGATCGAAGTAGGGATGGCATTTTAACCCATGGGTATGGGTACCCATGGGTAATTATTCTGTTTGGGTATTTTTTTCATGGGTATGGGTACCCGTTTAAGAAttttgggtgggtatgggtagTTTATGAAATATCCATTATAGAAATGGGTGGGTATGGGTATTACCCACGGGTACCTAAATTTTACCCAAACCCTATTCACTTCTCTTCTCCTCTCTGCGATTCTTCTCTCTCATTTTAACACAGCAATCTCACCGGAGATTGGCTGTGAATTTCGGTCGCCGCTAGAGCTAACTTCAGCCATCGTAATTTGATATATAGTTGTAGATTTGATgtattgatcgtagaagtgttacgatgactttgtgtggtctaGGATGAGGATCTGgctgttggatcatcgtataattgtgaaaagatggttcaaaaggcgatccatgaggatccgaccattggatcttcgtataattttgagaggatgatcctaagggcgatccttgaggatccgaccgttggatcatcgtataactgtgaaaagacgattcagaaggcgatccgtgaggatctgactattggatcttcatataattttgagaggatgatcttaaaggcgatctgtgaggatctgaccgtatgatcatcgtataattgtgaaaagactatTCAAAAAGGGATCCTTGAGGATGGTTCATTTACAAAccgaattttattattttacatttaatcGCCAAGTTGTTTTATGGaaacaaatatttgttttaaacgtaTTGCTTCCTCgtgactagaggtggcaaacgggccactaagcaggAGCACGAGCACGGCATGGGCCCGACACGCTTAAAAGcagcccggcacggcccaaacCCGTTAGTGGCCCAGCACGACCCAAgtacgttagaataacgggttgGGCtaggcctaagaatattggcccattggcccagCCCGGCCCAAGCCTGTAATGGGCctggcacggcccgagcacgatatATTGTGGGCTGGCcaattacaaacacaaaatttcattttgtttttaaaaatattaaaaaactacaatgatgagatttgaatatgagacatttttatttaaaatctcatgacaattccaccaatgctttcttttatattgtcaaaataatgaaacaaaacattatatccttgttttgacataagtattttttctaaatattaaatatatgtttattaataaagactaatctcataataatacaactatagaatgaaggaaagaataatagatattaaatttttattatattaataaagattaatctcactataatatactaaaaacaatatattttaagtttttttttctttctttcttatagtggaatataaaaaattattagaaatcaaatcttaaaaagctaagattaagaaaaacattgtaaaacttaatttattttaattttctaaatagttaaataaaattaatttttatttgtttaaattaagattttaaaatcgtgctttatagtgggtaggcacgagcacggcccgttattaaCCCGGCACCAGCACGACCCGATACGATATGGGCtagggccatgggccgggccgggctttatgtttatgtaaatgggccggcccaagcacggcacaaagcacgactaggcccgcttaaaatggctGGGCCGGcctgtttgccacctctactcgTGACTAAACCAACAATTTCTTTCTTATACACTGTCTCAAGTATTTGAAATACTCAATCAACTATTTGAAAATATCCCCAGATGGGGAATAAGGGCGCCTAAATAGtgagtatttaaaaaaaaatctcagccTTTAATAGGTAAAAaccttaaattaaaaaaaaaaaaaaaaaaaccctgccCATATTGaaaaggggccgtgaccacttacccaatttcaaccTAAAAAATgctcacttgctccactaagagttttttgaccccatttacccaattcaaCATCTACGGACAATTTTACCCCTATTAATCGAACTAAAACTCACATATCTCAATTTTACCCCtattagcttaaaaattgctcacttactccactaagagtttttttaactccatttacctaatctaacatctattgacagttttgcccctatCCCTAAATTGAAACTCtcgatctctctcctctcagactcttctcagactctctctctctctctctctctctctccagccggCAGTGGCGACCACGCCTTCAAGTCTTCAACACCTTCTTCGTCGACCTCGATCTCCGCGCCGGCTAGCACATCCCAAGCCCCATCTTCGTCGACCTCTGC
This portion of the Rosa chinensis cultivar Old Blush chromosome 1, RchiOBHm-V2, whole genome shotgun sequence genome encodes:
- the LOC121051796 gene encoding shaggy-related protein kinase NtK-1-like; its protein translation is MASVSVAPLSGLRYHSGITVAINSLPSEMNDMKIKDDKEMEATVVDGKGTEMGHIIVTTIGGRNGRPKQFTFDSPSHPRINELLTNAGEAST
- the LOC112182789 gene encoding serine/threonine-protein kinase rio2 isoform X1 yields the protein MKLDVDVLRYLTKEDFRVLTAVEMGMRNHEIVPAELVERIAALKHGGTYKVMKNLLKHKLLHHDASKYDGFRLTYLGYDFLAIKTLVNRGVFSAVGRQLGVGKESDIFEVATEDGTVMAMKLHRLGRTSFRAVKSKRDYLKHRSSFNWLYLSRLAALREFSFMKALEEHGFPVPNAVDCNRHCVIMSLVPGYPLVQVKQLENPETVFNTIIGLVVRLAEHGLIHCDFNEFNIMIDDDEKVTMIDFPQMVSVSHRNAQMYFDRDVECVFKFFSKRFNMSFHECTADIDGTAVDTDDSGRPSFTSIAKDTGFLDKELSASGFTRKDQEEIAKFIEGGIKKDANSDDEDTEDDEHISVLNEANTMGVDSLHVADQTLQHDEQVEPEGNVRTCEAGPSSEPENEDGSNEEGDNETVNNDNDAELEKRLNKVRRRAVTAARGGRKTFASRNTYKDKGGKSSNSSKIQRQLSSW
- the LOC112182789 gene encoding serine/threonine-protein kinase rio2 isoform X2, with translation MKLDVDVLRYLTKEDFRVLTAVEMGMRNHEIVPAELVERIAALKHGGTYKVMKNLLKHKLLHHDASKYDGFRLTYLGYDFLAIKTLVNRGVFSAVGRQLGVGKESDIFEVATEDGTVMAMKLHRLGRTSFRAVKSKRDYLKHRSSFNWLYLSRLAALREFSFMKALEEHGFPVPNAVDCNRHCVIMSLVPGYPLVQVKQLENPETVFNTIIGLVVRLAEHGLIHCDFNEFNIMIDDDEKVTMIDFPQMVSVSHRNAQMYFDRDVECVFKFFSKRFNMSFHECTADIDGTAVDTDDSGRPSFTSIAKDTGFLDKELSASGFTRKDQEEIAKFIEGGIKKDANSDDEDTEDDEHISVLNEANTMGVDSLHVADQHDEQVEPEGNVRTCEAGPSSEPENEDGSNEEGDNETVNNDNDAELEKRLNKVRRRAVTAARGGRKTFASRNTYKDKGGKSSNSSKIQRQLSSW
- the LOC112182789 gene encoding serine/threonine-protein kinase rio2 isoform X3, with the translated sequence MKLDVDVLRYLTKEDFRVLTAVEMGMRNHEIVPAELVERIAALKHGGTYKVMKNLLKHKLLHHDASKYDGFRLTYLGYDFLAIKTLVNRGVFSAVGRQLGVGKESDIFEVATEDGTVMAMKLHRLGRTSFRAVKSKRDYLKHRSSFNWLYLSRLAALREFSFMKALEEHGFPVPNAVDCNRHCVIMSLVPGYPLVQVKQLENPETVFNTIIGLVVRLAEHGLIHCDFNEFNIMIDDDEKVTMIDFPQMVSVSHRNAQMYFDRDVECVFKFFSKRFNMSFHECTADIDGTAVDTDDSGRPSFTSIAKDTGFLDKELSASGFTRKDQEEIAKFIEGGIKKDANSDDEDTEDDEHISVLNEANTMGVDSLHVADQVTNSGNTCEAEGNVIGSSNTCLHLFGC